In one window of Osmia lignaria lignaria isolate PbOS001 chromosome 11, iyOsmLign1, whole genome shotgun sequence DNA:
- the Slik gene encoding sterile20-like kinase isoform X2, with protein MSFLSNLKKAFHFGGNDAKKKKLYNNIKMDCDPEEFWEMIGELGDGAFGKVYKAQHRQTHQLAAAKMCALEGEDDLSDFMIEIDILSECKHPNVVELHEAYFIEGKLWMLIEYCDGGAVDSIMVELQKALTEPQIAYICHHMTKGLAFLHKSKVIHRDLKAGNVLLTMAGGVKLADFGVSAKNKHTLQKHDTFIGTPYWMAPEVVLCETFRDNPYDFKVDIWSLGITLIEFAQMEPPNHEMSPMRVLLKIQKSDPPKLDQPGRWSKDFNDFIAKALIKDPTSRPTADELLKHPFINRNLDSKPIRDLLLEYKADVVEEELVDEEAEEQRTSQLPLELDQLGDDSASMRSDADVKISEKENLVASSVSGKKEESHKREINRDGEKDDRNKKLRKAESKDNIPISVEKKQAPKPPSTNETNERRVSREKGPAPPPPLLRQNSKSEDKENHLKIVDKQSDTDALDECKIIDKQQRDKIELSPSDETIDRREETNVETSSEKPNVLGSLEKIATENNQREKNNLDNAKKIDVRQKSVDDKVNSSLKPHLMIEEKRKSAPVKSEGSEDWMKPVFNKQSSLEENNRADKKTGIDERVDKQGSPDENYKSLQEKRKSVEDKLNAVLEKRFSMDAEMRLGVSSMEMLPHREIPKATSSEKNIIKACSTENVKIDYGTSKTESVVKSHSEGSSRYDSLENFSDESEGKQEKKKWLNKERNYENTSNNESPNSEKKGSSVNVSVITSTPIRSRSTSRRGSGDNVVVITGKSDQEIRPNTSTVRITADSPDLSNSLASNVSQVTVVTTHPPVLVDAVSPVPLSCRPSPTSEVVIVANELNKTQVNESSTDDDGFPSLDSLEYTPQEQPIILTDVSKRVGKKLDESEVLIVSPIVDELQDTSHVSVVTVGDDKEQVKDSSVLNPDPLRTSSSQVDANTVERTSTKSDSGDEITKMIVAGTTVESADGEEMERSSKKMNGMIKNDKSSVGRVDEKGIKTTKQQKQEIGKGYKEKRVSPDSFEGSRSQSESGSTRSHTPSKSIDRSDAESISTTISQDSRESSKENHLSQSQSTEVEEEVVLRRKPDYNRDIPRQTRTREETAMMNLKKKTRKRTRKFEIDGVVVTTTTSKVIYGDDENGKVYDDQIFRKQELRELKMLQKMEQKQFQDLSQKAQFNKDQQEKRFEQERQLLERNAETDLESLARQQRQQIERAEAQQEADLRLASKKIRSEQERELKQFREGLKQELRLLKQEVDLMPKDKRKSAFKIRKEKLEAEHEEREKHFLDKLNESHELSLRRLSDSHREKIALMERQFLQQKQQLMRAREAAIWEQEERHIHEKQQLLKKQLKDIFFLQRHQMLIRHEKELEQMKRMNQRKEEELIKRQTVERRNLPKRIRNEMKAREMMFRESMRISMSSVIAPDPDAEREKLKKFQENEKKRYRAEQQRFELKHSRQLEEVRAQSDATIKELEQLQNEKRKMLMEHETSKLKELEEAYGKELREWKAQLKPRKQLTIMCAGNCFLKNTNDQ; from the exons ATGTCATTCTTATCAAATCTGAAGAAAGCGTTCCACTTTGGTGGTAACGAtgcaaagaaaaagaagttgtataataatattaaaatggaTTGTGACCCAGAGGAATTCTGGGAAATGATCGGTGAATTAGGAGATGGTGCATTTGGCAAAGTTTACAAG GCACAGCATAGGCAAACTCATCAACTTGCTGCTGCAAAAATGTGTGCATTAGAGGGAGAAGATGATCTTAGTGATTTTATGATTGAAATAGATATTTTATCAGAATGTAAACATCCAAATGTTGTTGAATTACATGAAGCATATTTTATTGAGGGCAAACTATGG ATGTTAATAGAATATTGTGACGGCGGTGCTGTTGATTCCATAATGGTTGAATTACAAAAAGCTTTAACTGAACCACAAATAGCCTATATATGTCATCACATGACCAAAGGTCTTGCATTTTTACATAAATCTAAAGTTATTCACAGGGATTTAAAGGCAGGAAATGTTTTATTAACAATGGCTGGAGGAGTAAAATTAG ctgATTTTGGAGTGTCTGCAAAAAATAAACATACCTTACAAAAACATGATACATTTATTGGTACACCATATTGGATGGCCCCGGAAGTGGTATTGTGTGAAACATTTAGAGATAATCCATATGATTTTAAA GTAGACATTTGGTCACTTGGTATAACCTTAATAGAATTTGCACAAATGGAACCACCAAATCATGAAATGTCACCGATGCGTGTACTCCTTAAAATACAGAAAAGTGATCCACCGAAACTTGATCAACCTGGTAGATGGAGCAAAGATTTTAATGACTTTATTGCCAAGGCTCTTATAAAGGATCCAACATCGCGACCTACGGCTGATGAATTGTTAAAACATCCATTCATAAATCGGAATTTGGATTCAAAACCGATTAGGGATTTGCTACTAGAGTACAAAGCCGATGTTGTCGAAGAGGAATTGGTTGATGAAGAAGCAGAG GAGCAACGCACGTCTCAGCTTCCACTGGAGCTAGATCAACTCGGAGATGACTCTGCGTCTATGCGCAGTGACGCTGATGTTAAGA tttctgaaaaagaaaatcttgTTGCATCATCTGTGTCTggcaaaaaagaagaaagccaTAAACGAGAAATTAATAGAGATGGTGAAAAAGATGACAGGAACAAGAAATTACGTAAAGCAGAATCTAAAGACAACATACCTATTTCTGTTGAAAAGAAACAA GCACCGAAACCACCTAGTACAAATGAAACGAATGAACGTAGGGTATCTCGAGAAAAAGGTCCTGCGCCTCCTCCCCCGCTTCTGCGTCAGAACAGCAAAAGCGAAGACAaggaaaatcatttgaaaattgtcGATAAGCAAAGCGATACGGATGCGTTAGACGAGTGCAAAATTATTGATAAACAACAGCGAGACAAAATTGAATTGTCGCCGAGCGACGAAACGATAGACAGGAGGGAAGAAACAAACGTAGAAACGTCTTCCGAAAAGCCAAACGTATTGGGTAGTTTAGAAAAGATAGCAACGGAGAATAATCAacgagaaaagaataatttagatAACGCGAAGAAGATCGATGTTAGACAAAAGTCGGTCGATGACAAGGTAAATTCATCTTTGAAACCACATTTAATGATAGAAGAGAAGAGGAAATCCGCGCCAGTTAAATCCGAAGGGTCAGAAGATTGGATGAAACCGGTATTCAACAAACAATCCTCTTTAGAAGAGAACAACag AGCTGACAAGAAAACAGGAATCGACGAACGAGTCGATAAACAGGGTTCACCGGATGAGAATTACAAGAGTTTACAAGAGAAACGAAAATCCGTCGAGGATAAGTTGAATGCTGTTTTAGAGAAGCGATTTTCTATGGATGCTGAAATGCGGTTGGGTGTATCATCCATGGAAATGTTACCACATCGAGAAATTCCAAAGGCGACCTCATCTGAGAAGAATATTATTAAGGCTTGTTCCACGGAGAACGTTAAAATCGATTATGGAACGAGTAAAACGGAATCAGTCGTTAAAAGTCATAGCGAAGGGTCTTCTAGGTACGACTCGTTGGAAAATTTCTCGGATGAATCCGAGGGAAAAcaagagaagaagaaatggTTAAACAAAGAGCGCAATTACGAGAATACCTCGAACAACGAGAGTCCGAACAGCGAGAAGAAAGGTTCGTCGGTGAATGTATCGGTAATTACATCGACACCCATCAGAAGCAGAAGTACTTCGAGAAGAGGAAGCGGTGATAACGTAGTTGTCATAACCG gtAAATCCGACCAGGAGATACGTCCGAACACGTCAACCGTTCGGATCACAGCGGACAGTCCAGATTTATCAAACAGTTTGGCGAGTAACGTGAGTCAAGTGACGGTGGTAACGACCCATCCTCCGGTACTCGTCGACGCTGTATCCCCGGTGCCCCTTTCGTGCCGTCCATCTCCAACGTCGGAGGTGGTGATCGTTGCGAATGAATTGAACAAGACGCAGGTGAACGAAAGCTCAACCGACGACGACGGATTTCCTAGTCTGGATAGTTTAGAGTACACGCCTCAAGAGCAACCGATAATTCTAACCGACGTTTCTAAAAGAGTCGGCAAGAAATTGGACGAGTCCGAGGTTCTGATTGTGAGTCCGATCGTAGACGAATTACAGGATACTAGTCATGTTTCAGTCGTAACCGTTGGCGACGACAAGGAACAAGTGAAAGATTCGTCGGTACTTAATCCTGATCCTTTGCGAACGTCTTCCAGCCAGGTCGACGCGAACACGGTCGAAAGGACGAGCACGAAGAGCGACAGCGGTGATGAAATAACTAAAATGATAGTCGCTGGAACGACTGTCGAATCGGCGGACGGCGAGGAAATGGAGAGAAGTTCGAAGAAGATGAACGGTATGATAAAGAACGACAAGTCCTCTGTTGGTCGCGTCGACGAGAAGGGAATTAAAACGACTAAGCAGCAGAAACAGGAGATCGGTAAAGGATACAAGGAGAAACGAGTATCCCCGGATAGTTTCGAGGGATCAAGGTCTCAGAGCGAGTCTGGTTCTACGAGGTCGCACACGCCGAGCAAAAGTATAGATCGTTCGGACGCGGAGTCGATTTCCACGACGATCAGCCAGGACAGCAGAGAATCAAGCAAGGAAAATCACTTGAGTCAGAGTCAGTCGACGGAAGTGGAAGAGGAAGTGGTATTGCGACGAAAACCGGACTATAATCGGGACATACCGCGACAGACGAGAACGAGAGAGGAAACGGCTATGATGAATCTGAAGAAAAAGACAAGGAAACGAACGAGGAAGTTCGAGATCGACGGTGTGGTAGTTACCACGACCACGTCGAAGGTAATTTATGGCGACGACGAGAACGGCAAGGTGTACGACGATCAAATCTTCAGGAAGCAAGAGTTGAGAGAATTAAAGATGTTACAAAAGATGGAACAGAAACAATTCCAGGACCTGTCGCAGAAGGCACAGTTTAACAAGGATCAACAGGAGAAACGTTTCGAGCAAGAAAGGCAGCTTCTCGAACGAAACGCCGAAACGGACTTGGAAAGTCTTGCCCGGCAACAGAGACAGCAAATCGAACGAGCCGAGGCGCAACAAGAAGCTGACCTAAGGCTGGCCTCGAAAAAGATTCGTAGCGAGCAAGAGAGAGAATTGAAACAGTTTCGGGAAGGTTTGAAGCAGGAGTTGAGATTGCTGAAACAAGAGGTGGATTTGATGCCAAAAGACAAGAGGAAAAGCGCGTTTAAGATACGTAAAGAGAAACTCGAGGCGGAACACGAGGAAAGGGAGAAGCACTTTTTGGATAAGCTGAACGAGAGTCACGAATTATCGTTGCGAAGGCTGTCCGACAGTCATCGCGAAAAGATAGCTCTGATGGAAAGGCAATTCTTGCAGCAAAAGCAACAGCTGATGAGAGCCCGAGAGGCGGCGATTTGGGAGCAAGAGGAACGACATATCCACGAGAAGCAACAACTGTTGAAGAAGCAGCTGAAGGATATTTTCTTCTTGCAAAGACACCAAATGTTGATCCGTCACGAGAAGGAGTTAGAACAGATGAAGAGGATGAATCAACGGAAAGAGGAGGAGCTGATAAAACGACAGACGGTGGAGCGTAGAAATCTACCGAAAAGGATTCGTAACGAGATGAAGGCTCGCGAGATGATGTTCCGCGAGTCGATGAGGATCTCGATGTCGTCGGTGATAGCCCCGGATCCGGATGCCGAGAgggagaaattgaaaaaattccaAGAGAACGAGAAAAAGCGATACAGGGCGGAACAACAGAGATTCGAATTGAAGCATTCGCGACAACTGGAGGAGGTAAGGGCTCAAAGCGATGCAACTATTAAAGAATTGGAACAATTGCAGAACGAGAAGCGAAAGATGCTGATGGAGCATGAAACGTCGAAGCTGAAGGAACTGGAAGAGGCGTACGGCAAAGAGCTTCGCGAATGGAAAGCACAACTGAAGCCCAGAAAGCAG TTGACGATTATGTGTGCAGGTAACTGTTTCCTTAAAAATACCAATGACCAATGA
- the Slik gene encoding sterile20-like kinase isoform X1: protein MSFLSNLKKAFHFGGNDAKKKKLYNNIKMDCDPEEFWEMIGELGDGAFGKVYKAQHRQTHQLAAAKMCALEGEDDLSDFMIEIDILSECKHPNVVELHEAYFIEGKLWMLIEYCDGGAVDSIMVELQKALTEPQIAYICHHMTKGLAFLHKSKVIHRDLKAGNVLLTMAGGVKLADFGVSAKNKHTLQKHDTFIGTPYWMAPEVVLCETFRDNPYDFKVDIWSLGITLIEFAQMEPPNHEMSPMRVLLKIQKSDPPKLDQPGRWSKDFNDFIAKALIKDPTSRPTADELLKHPFINRNLDSKPIRDLLLEYKADVVEEELVDEEAEEQRTSQLPLELDQLGDDSASMRSDADVKISEKENLVASSVSGKKEESHKREINRDGEKDDRNKKLRKAESKDNIPISVEKKQAPKPPSTNETNERRVSREKGPAPPPPLLRQNSKSEDKENHLKIVDKQSDTDALDECKIIDKQQRDKIELSPSDETIDRREETNVETSSEKPNVLGSLEKIATENNQREKNNLDNAKKIDVRQKSVDDKVNSSLKPHLMIEEKRKSAPVKSEGSEDWMKPVFNKQSSLEENNRADKKTGIDERVDKQGSPDENYKSLQEKRKSVEDKLNAVLEKRFSMDAEMRLGVSSMEMLPHREIPKATSSEKNIIKACSTENVKIDYGTSKTESVVKSHSEGSSRYDSLENFSDESEGKQEKKKWLNKERNYENTSNNESPNSEKKGSSVNVSVITSTPIRSRSTSRRGSGDNVVVITGKSDQEIRPNTSTVRITADSPDLSNSLASNVSQVTVVTTHPPVLVDAVSPVPLSCRPSPTSEVVIVANELNKTQVNESSTDDDGFPSLDSLEYTPQEQPIILTDVSKRVGKKLDESEVLIVSPIVDELQDTSHVSVVTVGDDKEQVKDSSVLNPDPLRTSSSQVDANTVERTSTKSDSGDEITKMIVAGTTVESADGEEMERSSKKMNGMIKNDKSSVGRVDEKGIKTTKQQKQEIGKGYKEKRVSPDSFEGSRSQSESGSTRSHTPSKSIDRSDAESISTTISQDSRESSKENHLSQSQSTEVEEEVVLRRKPDYNRDIPRQTRTREETAMMNLKKKTRKRTRKFEIDGVVVTTTTSKVIYGDDENGKVYDDQIFRKQELRELKMLQKMEQKQFQDLSQKAQFNKDQQEKRFEQERQLLERNAETDLESLARQQRQQIERAEAQQEADLRLASKKIRSEQERELKQFREGLKQELRLLKQEVDLMPKDKRKSAFKIRKEKLEAEHEEREKHFLDKLNESHELSLRRLSDSHREKIALMERQFLQQKQQLMRAREAAIWEQEERHIHEKQQLLKKQLKDIFFLQRHQMLIRHEKELEQMKRMNQRKEEELIKRQTVERRNLPKRIRNEMKAREMMFRESMRISMSSVIAPDPDAEREKLKKFQENEKKRYRAEQQRFELKHSRQLEEVRAQSDATIKELEQLQNEKRKMLMEHETSKLKELEEAYGKELREWKAQLKPRKQKLEAELTGEMEALEARYRDYLPSPLSGLSPPIDYSHFNFDGWKKSPRLPRSTPTSPSPFTIPRVSLRVASSDTSSVNGVFPRSHSKPDLVPSPSRR, encoded by the exons ATGTCATTCTTATCAAATCTGAAGAAAGCGTTCCACTTTGGTGGTAACGAtgcaaagaaaaagaagttgtataataatattaaaatggaTTGTGACCCAGAGGAATTCTGGGAAATGATCGGTGAATTAGGAGATGGTGCATTTGGCAAAGTTTACAAG GCACAGCATAGGCAAACTCATCAACTTGCTGCTGCAAAAATGTGTGCATTAGAGGGAGAAGATGATCTTAGTGATTTTATGATTGAAATAGATATTTTATCAGAATGTAAACATCCAAATGTTGTTGAATTACATGAAGCATATTTTATTGAGGGCAAACTATGG ATGTTAATAGAATATTGTGACGGCGGTGCTGTTGATTCCATAATGGTTGAATTACAAAAAGCTTTAACTGAACCACAAATAGCCTATATATGTCATCACATGACCAAAGGTCTTGCATTTTTACATAAATCTAAAGTTATTCACAGGGATTTAAAGGCAGGAAATGTTTTATTAACAATGGCTGGAGGAGTAAAATTAG ctgATTTTGGAGTGTCTGCAAAAAATAAACATACCTTACAAAAACATGATACATTTATTGGTACACCATATTGGATGGCCCCGGAAGTGGTATTGTGTGAAACATTTAGAGATAATCCATATGATTTTAAA GTAGACATTTGGTCACTTGGTATAACCTTAATAGAATTTGCACAAATGGAACCACCAAATCATGAAATGTCACCGATGCGTGTACTCCTTAAAATACAGAAAAGTGATCCACCGAAACTTGATCAACCTGGTAGATGGAGCAAAGATTTTAATGACTTTATTGCCAAGGCTCTTATAAAGGATCCAACATCGCGACCTACGGCTGATGAATTGTTAAAACATCCATTCATAAATCGGAATTTGGATTCAAAACCGATTAGGGATTTGCTACTAGAGTACAAAGCCGATGTTGTCGAAGAGGAATTGGTTGATGAAGAAGCAGAG GAGCAACGCACGTCTCAGCTTCCACTGGAGCTAGATCAACTCGGAGATGACTCTGCGTCTATGCGCAGTGACGCTGATGTTAAGA tttctgaaaaagaaaatcttgTTGCATCATCTGTGTCTggcaaaaaagaagaaagccaTAAACGAGAAATTAATAGAGATGGTGAAAAAGATGACAGGAACAAGAAATTACGTAAAGCAGAATCTAAAGACAACATACCTATTTCTGTTGAAAAGAAACAA GCACCGAAACCACCTAGTACAAATGAAACGAATGAACGTAGGGTATCTCGAGAAAAAGGTCCTGCGCCTCCTCCCCCGCTTCTGCGTCAGAACAGCAAAAGCGAAGACAaggaaaatcatttgaaaattgtcGATAAGCAAAGCGATACGGATGCGTTAGACGAGTGCAAAATTATTGATAAACAACAGCGAGACAAAATTGAATTGTCGCCGAGCGACGAAACGATAGACAGGAGGGAAGAAACAAACGTAGAAACGTCTTCCGAAAAGCCAAACGTATTGGGTAGTTTAGAAAAGATAGCAACGGAGAATAATCAacgagaaaagaataatttagatAACGCGAAGAAGATCGATGTTAGACAAAAGTCGGTCGATGACAAGGTAAATTCATCTTTGAAACCACATTTAATGATAGAAGAGAAGAGGAAATCCGCGCCAGTTAAATCCGAAGGGTCAGAAGATTGGATGAAACCGGTATTCAACAAACAATCCTCTTTAGAAGAGAACAACag AGCTGACAAGAAAACAGGAATCGACGAACGAGTCGATAAACAGGGTTCACCGGATGAGAATTACAAGAGTTTACAAGAGAAACGAAAATCCGTCGAGGATAAGTTGAATGCTGTTTTAGAGAAGCGATTTTCTATGGATGCTGAAATGCGGTTGGGTGTATCATCCATGGAAATGTTACCACATCGAGAAATTCCAAAGGCGACCTCATCTGAGAAGAATATTATTAAGGCTTGTTCCACGGAGAACGTTAAAATCGATTATGGAACGAGTAAAACGGAATCAGTCGTTAAAAGTCATAGCGAAGGGTCTTCTAGGTACGACTCGTTGGAAAATTTCTCGGATGAATCCGAGGGAAAAcaagagaagaagaaatggTTAAACAAAGAGCGCAATTACGAGAATACCTCGAACAACGAGAGTCCGAACAGCGAGAAGAAAGGTTCGTCGGTGAATGTATCGGTAATTACATCGACACCCATCAGAAGCAGAAGTACTTCGAGAAGAGGAAGCGGTGATAACGTAGTTGTCATAACCG gtAAATCCGACCAGGAGATACGTCCGAACACGTCAACCGTTCGGATCACAGCGGACAGTCCAGATTTATCAAACAGTTTGGCGAGTAACGTGAGTCAAGTGACGGTGGTAACGACCCATCCTCCGGTACTCGTCGACGCTGTATCCCCGGTGCCCCTTTCGTGCCGTCCATCTCCAACGTCGGAGGTGGTGATCGTTGCGAATGAATTGAACAAGACGCAGGTGAACGAAAGCTCAACCGACGACGACGGATTTCCTAGTCTGGATAGTTTAGAGTACACGCCTCAAGAGCAACCGATAATTCTAACCGACGTTTCTAAAAGAGTCGGCAAGAAATTGGACGAGTCCGAGGTTCTGATTGTGAGTCCGATCGTAGACGAATTACAGGATACTAGTCATGTTTCAGTCGTAACCGTTGGCGACGACAAGGAACAAGTGAAAGATTCGTCGGTACTTAATCCTGATCCTTTGCGAACGTCTTCCAGCCAGGTCGACGCGAACACGGTCGAAAGGACGAGCACGAAGAGCGACAGCGGTGATGAAATAACTAAAATGATAGTCGCTGGAACGACTGTCGAATCGGCGGACGGCGAGGAAATGGAGAGAAGTTCGAAGAAGATGAACGGTATGATAAAGAACGACAAGTCCTCTGTTGGTCGCGTCGACGAGAAGGGAATTAAAACGACTAAGCAGCAGAAACAGGAGATCGGTAAAGGATACAAGGAGAAACGAGTATCCCCGGATAGTTTCGAGGGATCAAGGTCTCAGAGCGAGTCTGGTTCTACGAGGTCGCACACGCCGAGCAAAAGTATAGATCGTTCGGACGCGGAGTCGATTTCCACGACGATCAGCCAGGACAGCAGAGAATCAAGCAAGGAAAATCACTTGAGTCAGAGTCAGTCGACGGAAGTGGAAGAGGAAGTGGTATTGCGACGAAAACCGGACTATAATCGGGACATACCGCGACAGACGAGAACGAGAGAGGAAACGGCTATGATGAATCTGAAGAAAAAGACAAGGAAACGAACGAGGAAGTTCGAGATCGACGGTGTGGTAGTTACCACGACCACGTCGAAGGTAATTTATGGCGACGACGAGAACGGCAAGGTGTACGACGATCAAATCTTCAGGAAGCAAGAGTTGAGAGAATTAAAGATGTTACAAAAGATGGAACAGAAACAATTCCAGGACCTGTCGCAGAAGGCACAGTTTAACAAGGATCAACAGGAGAAACGTTTCGAGCAAGAAAGGCAGCTTCTCGAACGAAACGCCGAAACGGACTTGGAAAGTCTTGCCCGGCAACAGAGACAGCAAATCGAACGAGCCGAGGCGCAACAAGAAGCTGACCTAAGGCTGGCCTCGAAAAAGATTCGTAGCGAGCAAGAGAGAGAATTGAAACAGTTTCGGGAAGGTTTGAAGCAGGAGTTGAGATTGCTGAAACAAGAGGTGGATTTGATGCCAAAAGACAAGAGGAAAAGCGCGTTTAAGATACGTAAAGAGAAACTCGAGGCGGAACACGAGGAAAGGGAGAAGCACTTTTTGGATAAGCTGAACGAGAGTCACGAATTATCGTTGCGAAGGCTGTCCGACAGTCATCGCGAAAAGATAGCTCTGATGGAAAGGCAATTCTTGCAGCAAAAGCAACAGCTGATGAGAGCCCGAGAGGCGGCGATTTGGGAGCAAGAGGAACGACATATCCACGAGAAGCAACAACTGTTGAAGAAGCAGCTGAAGGATATTTTCTTCTTGCAAAGACACCAAATGTTGATCCGTCACGAGAAGGAGTTAGAACAGATGAAGAGGATGAATCAACGGAAAGAGGAGGAGCTGATAAAACGACAGACGGTGGAGCGTAGAAATCTACCGAAAAGGATTCGTAACGAGATGAAGGCTCGCGAGATGATGTTCCGCGAGTCGATGAGGATCTCGATGTCGTCGGTGATAGCCCCGGATCCGGATGCCGAGAgggagaaattgaaaaaattccaAGAGAACGAGAAAAAGCGATACAGGGCGGAACAACAGAGATTCGAATTGAAGCATTCGCGACAACTGGAGGAGGTAAGGGCTCAAAGCGATGCAACTATTAAAGAATTGGAACAATTGCAGAACGAGAAGCGAAAGATGCTGATGGAGCATGAAACGTCGAAGCTGAAGGAACTGGAAGAGGCGTACGGCAAAGAGCTTCGCGAATGGAAAGCACAACTGAAGCCCAGAAAGCAG AAGTTAGAAGCTGAGCTGACGGGTGAAATGGAAGCATTGGAAGCTCGCTACCGCGACTATTTGCCTTCGCCTCTTAGTGGTCTCTCTCCTCCTATAGACTATTCTCACTTTAATTTCGATGGCTGGAAGAAGTCGCCGCGTTTGCCACGCTCCACTCCCACGTCCCCGTCTCCGTTCACCATTCCAAGGGTGTCATTGAGAGTCGCCAGTTCGGACACCAGTTCCGTAAATGGCGTCTTTCCACGAAGTCACTCAAAACCGGACCTAGTGCCATCTCCTTCTCGTAGATAG